A window from Azoarcus sp. DD4 encodes these proteins:
- a CDS encoding carboxypeptidase M32, with protein sequence MTSPAAPAYTELTRHYLRLYRYDHLAAIVGWDRNAMMPPKGNEARAAAEAELHALIHRSRTDPRLAELIAAAEAEPLDEVERANLREIRRNWQDANALPESLVEAKSLAGARCEHAWRSQRPANDWPGFLENFREVVRLSREEARLLSEHTGLSRYDALMDRFEPGMRAVEIERIFGDVRGWLPDLIARVGEKQRAEPVIAPVGPFPVAAQRALSLAVMGMLGFDFEGGRLDESAHPFSGGVPEDVRLTTRYHEDDFTRALLGTIHETGHARYEQNLPRAWCGQPLGLARSYGIHESQSLSFEMQLARSRGFVGLLAPLLREHFGDQPAFDADNLYRLFTRVQPGYIRIAADEVTYPAHIILRFEIERALIEGEIEPEDIPALWNEKMQALLGLDTRGNHADGCLQDVHWTDGAFGYFPSYTLGAMYAAQWFAALRRARPELDAYIAQGDFAPVFGWLNDNIWSQASRWETPELVRRASGEALNPAYFRAHLEARYLGEG encoded by the coding sequence ATGACCTCCCCCGCCGCCCCTGCCTACACCGAACTTACTCGCCACTACCTCCGCCTCTACCGCTACGACCATCTCGCCGCCATCGTCGGCTGGGACCGCAACGCAATGATGCCGCCCAAGGGCAATGAGGCCCGCGCCGCGGCCGAGGCCGAACTGCATGCGCTGATCCACCGCAGCCGCACCGACCCGCGCCTGGCCGAGCTCATCGCCGCCGCCGAAGCGGAGCCATTGGACGAGGTCGAGCGCGCCAACCTGCGCGAGATCCGCCGTAACTGGCAGGACGCCAACGCGCTGCCGGAATCCTTGGTGGAGGCCAAGTCGCTGGCCGGCGCGCGCTGCGAGCACGCCTGGCGCAGCCAGCGCCCGGCCAACGACTGGCCGGGCTTCCTGGAGAACTTCCGCGAGGTGGTGCGCCTGTCGCGCGAGGAGGCGCGGCTGCTTTCCGAGCACACCGGCCTGTCGCGCTACGACGCGCTGATGGACCGCTTCGAGCCCGGCATGCGCGCGGTGGAGATCGAGCGCATCTTCGGCGACGTGCGCGGCTGGCTGCCCGACCTGATCGCGCGGGTGGGCGAAAAGCAGCGCGCCGAGCCGGTGATCGCCCCGGTCGGGCCTTTTCCGGTGGCGGCGCAGCGGGCGCTGAGCCTGGCGGTGATGGGGATGCTCGGTTTCGACTTCGAAGGCGGCCGGCTGGACGAGAGTGCCCATCCCTTTTCCGGCGGCGTGCCGGAGGACGTGCGCCTGACCACCCGCTACCACGAGGACGACTTCACCCGCGCGCTGCTCGGCACCATCCACGAGACCGGCCATGCGCGCTACGAACAGAACCTGCCGCGCGCCTGGTGCGGTCAGCCCCTCGGGCTGGCGCGCTCCTACGGCATCCACGAAAGCCAGAGCCTGTCCTTCGAGATGCAGCTCGCCCGCAGCCGCGGCTTCGTCGGCCTGCTGGCGCCGCTGCTGCGCGAGCACTTCGGCGACCAGCCCGCCTTCGACGCCGACAACCTCTACCGGCTATTCACCCGGGTGCAGCCGGGCTACATCCGCATCGCCGCGGACGAAGTGACGTATCCGGCGCACATCATCCTGCGCTTCGAGATCGAGCGCGCGCTGATCGAAGGCGAGATCGAGCCGGAGGACATCCCCGCGCTATGGAACGAGAAGATGCAGGCGCTGCTCGGACTGGACACCCGCGGCAACCATGCCGACGGCTGCCTGCAGGATGTGCACTGGACCGACGGCGCCTTCGGCTACTTCCCGAGCTACACCCTGGGCGCGATGTACGCCGCGCAGTGGTTCGCCGCTCTGCGCCGGGCTCGGCCCGAGCTGGATGCGTACATCGCGCAGGGCGATTTCGCTCCGGTGTTCGGCTGGCTGAACGACAACATCTGGTCGCAGGCCAGCCGCTGGGAGACGCCGGAACTGGTGCGGCGCGCCAGCGGCGAGGCGCTCAACCCGGCGTATTTCCGCGCCCACCTCGAGGCGCGCTATCTGGGCGAAGGCTAG
- a CDS encoding DUF2145 domain-containing protein, with product MQPGRVARRSALALLVALAPAVQAGQSCAGRYDAITYSRAFALAQLARAELDKTDARVVLLARIGQDLSDYGLTWSHAGFAVRDHPRGRWTVVHELNECGTARSAIHAQGLANFYGDDLFAYHSAAYRLPPALETRLLPVLTTEAALLTHGADYRLTAYPFSSKYQNSNGWIIETLAVAMAPEGTVVSRDTAQRWLRSAGYTPTTLDIGWVKRLGGRMLKDTISFDDHPPELRWQGRIQVATVDSIFGFLQTRRVPADAEPPILSFGLTAP from the coding sequence ATGCAGCCCGGGCGTGTGGCACGCCGGAGTGCGCTCGCGCTGCTGGTGGCACTGGCGCCGGCGGTGCAGGCCGGCCAGTCTTGCGCGGGGCGCTACGACGCGATCACGTATTCCAGGGCTTTCGCGCTGGCCCAGCTCGCCCGCGCCGAACTCGACAAGACCGACGCCCGCGTCGTGCTGCTCGCCCGCATCGGACAGGACCTCTCCGACTACGGACTGACCTGGTCGCATGCCGGCTTCGCGGTGCGCGACCATCCCCGCGGCCGTTGGACGGTGGTGCACGAACTCAACGAATGCGGCACCGCCCGCTCGGCGATCCATGCGCAGGGGCTGGCCAACTTCTACGGCGACGACCTGTTCGCCTATCACAGCGCGGCCTACCGCCTGCCGCCGGCACTCGAGACCCGGCTGCTGCCGGTGCTGACCACTGAAGCGGCGCTGCTGACCCACGGCGCCGATTACCGGTTGACGGCCTATCCTTTCTCGTCGAAGTACCAGAACAGCAACGGCTGGATCATCGAGACACTGGCGGTGGCGATGGCGCCGGAAGGCACGGTGGTGTCGCGCGATACCGCGCAGCGCTGGCTGCGGTCGGCCGGCTACACGCCGACCACGCTGGACATCGGCTGGGTCAAGCGGCTGGGCGGCCGCATGCTGAAGGACACAATCTCCTTCGACGACCATCCGCCGGAACTGCGCTGGCAGGGCCGGATCCAGGTCGCCACGGTGGATTCGATCTTTGGCTTCCTGCAAACGCGGCGGGTGCCGGCGGACGCGGAGCCGCCGATACTGAGCTTCGGTCTGACTGCGCCCTAG
- the asd gene encoding archaetidylserine decarboxylase (Phosphatidylserine decarboxylase is synthesized as a single chain precursor. Generation of the pyruvoyl active site from a Ser is coupled to cleavage of a Gly-Ser bond between the larger (beta) and smaller (alpha chains). It is an integral membrane protein.): MSDRLAVLPQYLLPKRALTELMGKLAGAKAGGLTTAVVRWFIGRYGVNMAEAANPDPAAYASFNEFFTRPLKEGARPLADAPLVCPVDGAISQFGAIERGQIFQAKGHRYSTTAMVGGDRDLAALFDNGHFATLYLSPRDYHRIHMPCAGRLLRMIHVPGELFSVNPTTARGVPGLFARNERVVCVFDSGHGPFALVLVGATIVGSMATVWHGVVNPPRPGQIRDWRYPEGQVVLQQGEEMGRFLLGSTVVMLFPRGDLRFNAEWAPARAIRLGEKMADFG, encoded by the coding sequence GTGTCCGACCGTCTCGCCGTCCTGCCGCAATACCTGCTGCCCAAGCGGGCCCTTACCGAACTCATGGGCAAGCTCGCCGGCGCCAAGGCGGGCGGGCTTACCACCGCCGTCGTCCGCTGGTTCATCGGCCGCTACGGCGTGAACATGGCCGAGGCCGCCAATCCGGACCCGGCTGCCTATGCCAGCTTCAATGAATTCTTCACCCGGCCGCTGAAGGAAGGCGCGCGCCCGCTTGCCGATGCGCCCCTCGTCTGCCCGGTCGACGGCGCGATCAGCCAGTTCGGCGCCATCGAGCGCGGCCAGATCTTCCAAGCCAAGGGTCACCGTTATTCGACCACCGCGATGGTCGGCGGCGACCGCGACCTCGCCGCCCTGTTCGACAACGGCCACTTCGCCACCCTCTACCTCAGCCCGCGCGACTACCACCGCATCCACATGCCCTGCGCCGGCCGGCTGCTGCGCATGATCCACGTGCCGGGCGAGCTGTTCTCGGTCAATCCCACCACCGCGCGCGGCGTACCCGGCCTCTTCGCGCGCAACGAACGCGTCGTCTGCGTGTTCGATTCCGGGCACGGGCCCTTTGCGCTGGTGCTGGTCGGCGCCACCATCGTCGGCAGCATGGCCACCGTCTGGCATGGGGTGGTCAATCCGCCACGCCCCGGGCAGATCCGCGACTGGCGCTACCCGGAAGGCCAGGTGGTGCTGCAACAGGGCGAGGAAATGGGCCGCTTCCTGCTCGGTTCCACCGTGGTGATGCTGTTTCCGCGCGGCGACCTGCGCTTCAACGCCGAGTGGGCGCCGGCGCGGGCGATCCGCCTGGGTGAGAAGATGGCCGATTTCGGCTGA
- a CDS encoding cobyrinate a,c-diamide synthase, whose protein sequence is MSAVRRCPALFVAAPASGQGKTTVTAALARLHTRLGRKVRVFKCGPDFLDPQIHAVASAAPVYNVDLGMCGEADIARRLYEAAGEADLILVEGVMGLYDGTPSGADIACRFGIPVMAVIDARAMAQTFGAIAHGLATFRPGLPFAGTLANHVGSERHADMLREALPAGMRWFGAVLRDADAALPERHLGLMQAAEIEDLGARLDRMADSLGRTGAAELPAAVSFPAAPGVAGKPLLAGRTIAIARDAAYGFIYPANLDSLRELGAGLVFFSPVAGDVLPVCDAVWLPGGYPELHGEALAANTGFWSALRAHAEAGKPLLAECGGMMSLFESVVDKAGVERRFGGLLPGRAVMQKRLAALGMQEAELPEGRLTGHTFHYSKSETPVAPLLRAQRPDGGEGEAIYRVGRLTASYVHFYFPSNPQAVARLFSPA, encoded by the coding sequence GTGAGCGCCGTGCGCCGCTGTCCGGCGCTTTTCGTCGCCGCGCCGGCCTCCGGCCAGGGCAAGACCACCGTCACCGCCGCGCTCGCCCGCCTGCACACCCGGCTCGGCCGCAAGGTGAGGGTGTTCAAGTGCGGCCCGGATTTCCTCGATCCGCAGATCCATGCCGTCGCCAGCGCCGCGCCGGTGTACAACGTGGATCTCGGCATGTGCGGCGAAGCCGACATCGCGCGCCGGCTGTACGAGGCCGCGGGCGAGGCCGACCTGATCCTGGTCGAAGGCGTGATGGGGCTCTACGACGGCACGCCCTCTGGCGCCGACATCGCCTGCCGTTTCGGCATCCCGGTGATGGCGGTGATCGACGCGCGCGCGATGGCCCAGACCTTCGGCGCCATCGCCCATGGCCTCGCCACCTTCCGCCCCGGCCTGCCCTTCGCCGGCACGCTCGCCAACCACGTCGGCAGCGAACGCCACGCCGACATGCTGCGCGAGGCTTTGCCGGCCGGCATGCGCTGGTTCGGCGCGGTGCTGCGCGATGCCGACGCCGCCCTGCCGGAGCGCCACCTCGGCTTGATGCAGGCGGCCGAAATCGAGGATCTCGGCGCGCGCCTGGATCGCATGGCCGACAGCCTCGGCCGTACCGGCGCTGCGGAACTGCCGGCCGCGGTGAGCTTCCCGGCGGCGCCGGGTGTCGCGGGAAAGCCGCTGCTCGCAGGTAGAACAATCGCCATCGCCCGCGACGCCGCCTACGGCTTCATCTACCCCGCAAACCTCGACTCCCTGCGCGAACTCGGCGCCGGGCTCGTCTTCTTTTCGCCGGTCGCCGGTGACGTGCTGCCGGTCTGCGATGCGGTCTGGCTGCCCGGCGGCTATCCCGAACTGCACGGCGAGGCGCTGGCCGCCAACACCGGTTTCTGGTCCGCATTGCGCGCCCATGCGGAAGCCGGCAAGCCGCTGCTGGCCGAATGCGGCGGCATGATGAGCCTGTTCGAAAGCGTGGTGGACAAGGCCGGGGTGGAGCGCCGCTTCGGCGGCCTGCTGCCCGGCCGCGCGGTGATGCAGAAGCGCCTTGCCGCGCTCGGCATGCAGGAGGCCGAACTGCCGGAGGGCAGGCTGACCGGCCACACCTTCCACTACTCGAAGAGCGAAACGCCGGTGGCGCCGCTGCTGCGGGCGCAGCGCCCCGATGGCGGCGAAGGCGAAGCGATCTACCGCGTCGGCCGGCTGACCGCGTCCTACGTGCATTTCTACTTTCCGTCCAATCCGCAGGCGGTGGCCCGGCTTTTCAGCCCGGCCTGA
- the cobA gene encoding uroporphyrinogen-III C-methyltransferase — translation MTHPRIRSPRPGPLPGHVYLVGAGPGDPELLTLRGARLVEGADVVVYDNLVSPAIVELAPARAERIYVGKKASDHTLPQEDINRLLVKLAGEGRRVVRLKGGDPFIFGRGGEEMEALVAAGITVEVVPGVTAAAGIAAYAGIPLTHRDHAQSVVFTTGFLKDGLLDLDWDMLARRGQTLVIYMGISRLAEICDQLVAHGLPPTTPAGVIERGTTDAQRVVTADLATLAERVAQAGIRPPALTVVGDVVGLYPRLAWFAPATRDDAPHPPHAGCTVVHAGEAKGAQS, via the coding sequence ATGACCCATCCGCGTATCCGCAGCCCCCGGCCCGGCCCGCTGCCGGGCCACGTCTACCTGGTCGGCGCCGGTCCGGGCGATCCCGAGCTGCTGACCCTGCGCGGCGCCCGCCTGGTGGAAGGCGCGGACGTGGTGGTGTACGACAACCTCGTCAGCCCGGCCATCGTCGAGCTGGCGCCGGCGCGCGCCGAACGCATCTACGTCGGCAAGAAGGCCTCCGATCACACCCTGCCGCAGGAAGACATCAACCGCCTGCTGGTCAAGCTCGCCGGCGAGGGCCGGCGAGTGGTTCGGCTGAAGGGGGGCGACCCCTTCATCTTCGGCCGCGGCGGCGAGGAGATGGAGGCGCTGGTGGCGGCCGGCATCACCGTCGAGGTGGTGCCCGGCGTCACCGCGGCGGCGGGTATTGCCGCCTACGCCGGCATTCCGCTCACCCACCGCGACCACGCGCAGTCGGTGGTGTTCACCACCGGTTTCCTCAAGGATGGCCTGCTCGACCTCGACTGGGACATGCTCGCCCGCCGCGGCCAGACCCTGGTGATCTACATGGGCATCTCGCGGCTGGCGGAAATCTGCGACCAACTCGTTGCCCACGGTCTGCCGCCGACGACGCCGGCCGGCGTGATCGAGCGCGGCACCACCGACGCCCAGCGCGTGGTCACCGCCGATCTGGCGACCCTGGCCGAGCGCGTGGCGCAGGCCGGCATCCGCCCGCCGGCCCTGACGGTAGTGGGCGACGTCGTCGGGCTGTATCCGCGCCTGGCCTGGTTTGCACCGGCGACCAGGGACGACGCGCCACACCCGCCGCATGCTGGCTGTACGGTGGTGCATGCGGGCGAAGCGAAGGGAGCGCAATCGTGA
- the cobO gene encoding cob(I)yrinic acid a,c-diamide adenosyltransferase, which produces MTTSERDTRHNERMQRKKAVVDEKIAAAKVERGVLLVNTGNGKGKSSAAFGLVVRALGHGMKVGVVQFIKSRGDTGEEKVLGHLPGVSWHVMGEGFTWETQDRARDVATAEAAWDQARAFLSDPSIGLVVLDELNIALKYRYLEVNTVVADLLARPTAQHVVVTGRAAPPELVAAADTVTDMTPVKHAFAAGVKAMPGMEW; this is translated from the coding sequence ATGACGACATCCGAGCGCGATACCCGCCATAACGAACGCATGCAGCGCAAGAAGGCCGTGGTGGACGAGAAGATCGCCGCTGCCAAGGTCGAGCGCGGCGTGCTGCTGGTCAATACCGGCAACGGCAAGGGCAAGAGTTCAGCGGCCTTCGGGCTGGTGGTGCGCGCGCTCGGCCACGGCATGAAGGTGGGCGTGGTGCAGTTCATCAAGAGCCGCGGCGACACCGGCGAGGAAAAGGTGCTCGGCCACCTGCCCGGTGTGAGCTGGCACGTGATGGGCGAGGGTTTCACCTGGGAGACCCAGGACCGCGCCCGCGACGTCGCCACCGCCGAGGCCGCCTGGGATCAGGCCAGGGCCTTCCTCAGCGACCCGAGCATCGGCCTGGTGGTACTGGACGAACTGAACATCGCGCTCAAGTACCGCTATCTTGAAGTGAATACGGTGGTGGCCGATCTCCTCGCGCGGCCGACGGCGCAGCACGTCGTCGTGACCGGCCGTGCGGCGCCGCCCGAGCTGGTCGCCGCCGCAGACACCGTGACCGACATGACGCCGGTGAAACATGCCTTCGCGGCCGGGGTGAAGGCGATGCCCGGCATGGAGTGGTAG
- a CDS encoding ABC transporter ATP-binding protein has product MVALSTRAADAALPLLEAEGLAVRIAERWLCCEFSLALRGGECLALLGPNGAGKTTLLHTLAGLREPSVGQVRLAGLPYAAWPALDAARCRGLLVQQQPDHFAASVLETVLVGRHPHLGRWGWESAEDEAIARAALAEFGMAGMATRDILTLSGGERQRVALAALLAQAPQLFLLDEPLNHLDLRYQIAVLERLRALADSGRGVVMVLHDINLAARFADQVILLDGRGGVHAGDRDTVLRADLLSHAFDHPLRRMDVDGRSYFIPE; this is encoded by the coding sequence ATGGTCGCACTGTCCACCCGAGCCGCCGACGCCGCGCTGCCCTTGCTCGAAGCCGAAGGGCTGGCGGTGCGCATCGCCGAGCGCTGGCTGTGTTGCGAGTTCAGCCTGGCCTTGCGCGGCGGCGAATGCCTGGCGCTGCTCGGACCCAACGGCGCCGGCAAGACCACGCTGCTCCACACCCTGGCCGGCCTGCGCGAACCCAGCGTCGGCCAGGTGCGGCTGGCGGGGCTGCCCTACGCTGCCTGGCCGGCGCTGGATGCGGCACGCTGCCGCGGCCTGCTGGTGCAACAGCAACCCGACCACTTTGCCGCCTCGGTGCTGGAGACGGTGCTGGTCGGGCGCCATCCGCACCTCGGCCGCTGGGGCTGGGAAAGCGCCGAGGACGAGGCCATCGCCCGCGCCGCGCTGGCCGAGTTCGGCATGGCCGGGATGGCGACGCGCGACATCCTCACGCTGTCGGGCGGCGAACGCCAAAGGGTGGCGCTGGCTGCGCTGCTGGCGCAGGCGCCGCAGCTCTTCCTGCTCGACGAACCGCTCAACCACCTCGACCTGCGTTACCAGATCGCCGTGCTGGAGCGTTTGCGCGCGCTGGCCGACAGCGGGCGCGGCGTGGTGATGGTGCTGCACGACATCAATCTCGCCGCCCGCTTCGCCGACCAGGTGATCCTGCTCGACGGCCGCGGTGGCGTCCATGCCGGCGACCGCGATACCGTATTGCGCGCCGACCTGCTCAGCCACGCCTTCGATCATCCCCTGCGCCGCATGGATGTGGACGGCCGGTCCTATTTCATACCCGAGTGA
- a CDS encoding iron ABC transporter permease produces the protein MAASLPLPQGRSVMPGRTRALMFAAALLPAAVLSFAWALVAGELPISAAEVVAALGGSDGMAAQVVRELRLPRAVATFACGGLLALAGGLMQVLLRNPLADPYILGISGGAAVGALAAITAGSAALWIDAGAFAGALAAMLMVFGLAHGDGSWTQTRLLLTGVIVAAGCGAAVTLMLAMAPETRVQSMLFWLMGDASGAARPWPALGVLVAGLLLVAPHARDLNVLTRGELNARALGVRVDRLRRVLYLFASMFTAVAVTLVGSVGFVGLIVPHLVRLALGNDQRVLLPAAALSGGILLTVADTAARTVMAPQQLPVGVLTALIGVPVFLFLLARHPR, from the coding sequence ATGGCCGCCAGTCTGCCGCTGCCGCAGGGTCGTAGCGTGATGCCGGGCCGCACGCGCGCGCTCATGTTCGCCGCCGCGCTGCTGCCGGCGGCAGTACTGAGCTTCGCCTGGGCGCTGGTGGCGGGCGAGCTGCCGATCTCGGCTGCGGAGGTCGTCGCCGCGCTCGGCGGCAGCGACGGCATGGCGGCCCAGGTGGTGCGCGAACTGCGCCTGCCGCGCGCGGTGGCAACCTTCGCCTGCGGCGGGCTGCTGGCGCTGGCAGGCGGGTTGATGCAGGTGTTGCTGCGCAACCCGCTGGCCGATCCCTACATCCTCGGCATTTCCGGTGGCGCGGCCGTCGGCGCGCTGGCGGCGATCACAGCCGGCAGCGCGGCGCTGTGGATCGATGCCGGCGCGTTTGCCGGCGCGCTGGCGGCGATGCTGATGGTGTTCGGCCTGGCCCATGGCGACGGTAGCTGGACGCAGACCCGGCTGTTGCTCACCGGCGTCATCGTCGCCGCCGGCTGCGGTGCGGCGGTGACGCTGATGCTGGCGATGGCGCCGGAAACGCGGGTGCAGTCCATGCTCTTCTGGCTGATGGGCGACGCCAGCGGCGCGGCGCGGCCGTGGCCGGCGCTGGGTGTGCTGGTGGCCGGCCTGCTGCTGGTGGCGCCCCATGCGCGCGACCTCAATGTGCTCACCCGTGGCGAGCTCAATGCGCGCGCGCTGGGCGTGCGGGTCGACCGGCTGCGCCGGGTGCTCTACCTGTTCGCCTCGATGTTCACCGCGGTGGCGGTGACGCTGGTCGGTTCGGTCGGTTTCGTCGGCCTCATCGTGCCGCACCTGGTGAGGCTCGCACTCGGCAACGACCAGCGTGTGCTGCTGCCGGCGGCGGCGCTGTCCGGCGGCATCCTGCTGACGGTGGCCGACACCGCCGCGCGCACCGTGATGGCGCCGCAGCAGCTGCCGGTGGGTGTGCTGACCGCGCTGATCGGCGTACCGGTCTTTCTCTTCCTGCTCGCCCGTCATCCGCGCTGA
- a CDS encoding TonB-dependent receptor domain-containing protein yields MTIRISALAAACALAHPLLVQAGDDPTLGTTVVTATRQPQSLSDALAEVDVIDRAEIDKAGGNTSLVQLLSARPGIQVTTNGGAGSNSSVFIRGTTSGHVLVLIDGMRVGSATSGSPTLEMIPLALIDRVEILRGPASALYGSDAIGGVIQIFTRKGEEGLHPTFSIGAGTEDARSLSAGLSGGVDRLRYSLTAGHDRTDGINAKPLSTRGRDGDDDGFRNDYFSGAVSLGFRERDEVGLNVFHSDGRNWYDAGRAFDSYLDKRTDSAGVHMRNQLTQDWASTVRVGYSADTSRTRSTATSVSDFNTYQSQFTWQNDVALAGGSLLAAYEFLEQNVATATAYAKTNRIVNSVLLGWGGEFGKHHVQVNARRDQNSQYGGKTTGSAAYGYQFAPEWRVHGSIGTAFKAPSFNDLYYPLDCDPVYGCFGGNPDLKPEEALNREVGISWERKDFSFRATYFNNRVKNLIDWSTGIASNVATAELEGVELGMTASVYGYRLRASLDFLDAKDKDSGDDLGRRARESGSFGIERDIGDWTLGAEVVGQGRRYDKVPNVASGRMGGYALLNAYAQYALARDWRIDVRANNVLDKDYELAKGYGTPGINAFVALRYAPR; encoded by the coding sequence ATGACCATCCGAATCTCCGCGCTCGCTGCGGCGTGCGCACTTGCCCATCCCCTGCTGGTTCAGGCCGGCGACGATCCGACCCTCGGCACCACCGTGGTGACCGCCACCCGCCAGCCGCAGAGCCTGTCCGACGCGCTGGCCGAGGTCGACGTGATCGACCGTGCCGAAATCGACAAGGCTGGCGGCAATACCAGTCTGGTGCAACTGCTGTCGGCACGCCCCGGCATCCAGGTCACCACCAACGGCGGCGCCGGTTCCAACAGCAGCGTCTTCATCCGCGGCACCACTTCCGGCCATGTGCTGGTGCTGATCGACGGCATGCGCGTCGGTTCGGCCACCTCAGGCTCGCCCACCCTGGAAATGATTCCGCTGGCGCTGATAGACCGTGTCGAGATCCTGCGCGGTCCGGCGAGCGCGCTCTACGGCTCCGATGCCATCGGCGGCGTCATCCAGATCTTCACCCGCAAGGGCGAGGAAGGCCTGCACCCGACTTTCAGCATCGGCGCCGGCACCGAGGACGCCCGCTCCTTGAGCGCGGGGCTGTCCGGCGGCGTGGATCGCCTGCGCTACAGCCTGACCGCCGGTCACGACCGCACCGACGGCATCAATGCCAAGCCGCTGTCCACCCGCGGCCGCGACGGCGACGACGACGGTTTCCGCAACGACTACTTCAGCGGGGCAGTTTCGCTCGGTTTCCGCGAGCGCGACGAAGTCGGGCTCAACGTCTTCCATTCCGACGGTCGCAACTGGTACGACGCCGGTCGCGCCTTCGATTCCTACCTCGACAAGCGCACCGACAGCGCCGGCGTGCACATGCGCAATCAGCTGACGCAGGACTGGGCCAGCACAGTCCGTGTCGGCTATAGCGCCGACACCTCGCGCACCCGTTCGACCGCCACCTCGGTGTCGGATTTCAACACCTACCAGAGCCAGTTCACCTGGCAGAACGACGTCGCGCTGGCCGGCGGTTCGCTGCTGGCCGCCTACGAGTTCCTCGAACAGAACGTCGCTACCGCCACGGCCTATGCGAAGACCAATCGCATCGTCAATTCGGTGTTGCTGGGCTGGGGTGGGGAGTTCGGCAAGCACCATGTGCAGGTCAATGCCCGCCGCGACCAGAACTCGCAGTACGGCGGCAAGACCACCGGTTCGGCCGCCTACGGCTACCAGTTCGCGCCGGAATGGCGGGTGCACGGCAGCATCGGCACCGCCTTCAAGGCGCCGAGCTTCAACGACCTGTACTATCCGCTCGACTGCGACCCGGTGTACGGCTGTTTCGGCGGCAACCCGGACCTCAAGCCGGAAGAAGCGCTCAACCGCGAGGTCGGCATCAGCTGGGAGCGCAAGGACTTCAGCTTCCGCGCCACCTATTTCAACAACCGGGTCAAGAACCTGATCGACTGGAGCACCGGTATCGCCAGCAATGTCGCCACCGCCGAACTCGAAGGCGTCGAACTCGGCATGACGGCGAGCGTGTATGGTTACCGCCTGCGCGCCAGCCTCGACTTCCTCGACGCCAAGGACAAGGACAGCGGCGACGACCTCGGCCGGCGTGCGCGCGAAAGCGGCTCGTTCGGCATCGAGCGCGACATCGGCGACTGGACGCTGGGCGCCGAGGTGGTCGGCCAGGGGCGCCGCTACGACAAGGTGCCCAACGTGGCATCGGGAAGGATGGGAGGCTATGCGCTGCTCAATGCCTATGCGCAATACGCGCTGGCGCGCGACTGGCGGATCGACGTGCGCGCCAACAACGTTCTCGACAAGGATTACGAGCTGGCCAAAGGCTACGGCACGCCGGGCATCAACGCCTTCGTCGCGCTGCGCTACGCGCCGCGCTGA
- the cobU gene encoding bifunctional adenosylcobinamide kinase/adenosylcobinamide-phosphate guanylyltransferase gives MTCELILGGARSGKSRHAEQIALASGLAVTVIATAEAGDDEMSERIRRHRADRPAGWRTVEEPLALADALRREAAAERCLIVDCLTLWLTNLLAGAELLPPAASADALPRFRSERDDLLAVLPQLPGRVLLVANEVGLGLVPETPLGRLFRDEAGRLNQAVAACVPRVSFVAAGLPLVLKG, from the coding sequence ATGACCTGCGAACTCATCCTGGGCGGTGCCCGTTCCGGCAAGAGCCGCCACGCCGAGCAGATAGCGCTGGCAAGCGGGCTTGCGGTCACGGTGATCGCGACCGCCGAGGCCGGCGACGACGAGATGTCCGAACGCATCCGCCGCCACCGGGCCGATCGCCCGGCCGGCTGGCGGACGGTGGAGGAACCGCTGGCGCTGGCCGACGCCCTGCGCCGCGAAGCCGCCGCCGAGCGCTGCCTGATCGTCGACTGCCTGACGCTGTGGCTGACCAATCTGCTGGCCGGCGCCGAGTTGCTGCCGCCGGCGGCGAGTGCGGATGCGCTGCCGCGCTTTCGCAGCGAACGCGACGACCTGCTGGCCGTGTTGCCGCAACTGCCGGGCCGGGTGCTGCTGGTGGCCAACGAAGTCGGCCTCGGCCTGGTGCCGGAAACCCCGCTCGGCCGGCTGTTCCGCGACGAGGCCGGCCGCCTCAACCAGGCGGTGGCGGCCTGCGTGCCGCGGGTGAGCTTCGTCGCCGCCGGCCTGCCGCTGGTGCTGAAGGGCTGA